DNA sequence from the Methylacidiphilum kamchatkense Kam1 genome:
GCCTCAATAGCGTCAGCAATCTCAACCTTCAGCAATTTTCTTTTCTGAGGATCCATCGTCGTCTCATAGAGCTGCTTAGGATTCATTTCTCCAAGTCCCTTAAACCGTTTGATTTCGACTCCTTCTCTGCCATTTTCTTTTACGACATCCAAAATTTGTCCAATTGAAAAAATATCGAGCAGCTTCTCCCCTTTCTCTCCTTTCTTAACAACCATTCTATAGAGAGGATGCTCTTTGGATCTGTAGCTTTTGATTTCAAACCCAAGCTGTGCAAGCTCATCGAGGATCTTCATCATAATGGGACTTTCAAATAGTTCTACATAGGCCGCACGACGCTTGCTATCTGCTCCATGCCGCTCAGAGGCATCAACCGTCGATGCTCCATTTTCTATCCCAGCCGCTTCAAAAAGCAAAAGATCTGGATTTTCTTCAGCAAAACGACCCAACTCTCTATCATCAAAGAAAAAGAAAAGTTTTTCCTGATTGTTTTCCCAAACCCGAATAATATGCTCAGGAAGTTTGCCGCTTTGGGGATCCTTTTTAGAAAGCAATAAATCGAAGTCCACGCCATGAAGTTCAAGATATTTGCAAAATTGACTAAGTTTTTCAAGTTTCGACAACAACAAGAGCAGGATCTCCCCACAAAAGACCTTGTGTTCCCCAACAATAGAAAGCTCGACATTTTTTACTCCCTGCTCAAGCAAAATTCTATTAAGCTCCTCGTCGTTCTGGACGTATTGTTCTTCCTTTTTTTTGTCGATAAGATACAGTGGGGGTTGTGCAATATAAATATGACCGTGGTGGATAAGCTCAGGCATTTGTCGGTAAAAAAAGGTTAAAAGCAAGGTGCGAATATGTGAACCATCTACATCTGCATCTGTCATCAAAATGATTTTGTGATACCTCAATCTCTCTAATAGAAAAGCCCCTTCACCATCTCCCTCGCCAATTCCCGTTCCAATTGCTGTAATAATCGTCTGGATCTCTTCATTATTAAGGACCTTATCTAAGCGGGCTTTTTCTACATTGATTAGTTTTCCTCGAATAGGAAGAATAGCCTGAAACTGCCTATTCCTGCCCTGCTTTGCTGATCCACCAGCAGAATCACCTTCGACGATAAAAAGTTCTGCTTCTTGCGGATTCCTTACCGAACAGTCGGCTAGTTTCCCAGGCAATCCACCACCGCTTAAAGCCGTTTTACGAACTGCTTCCCTAGCCTTTTTAGCTGCTTCTCGGGCTCTAGCCGCCGTCAATGCCTTCTCAACGATTTTTCTTGCACTTTGAGGGTTGGACTCCAAGTAATTCATCATCCCCTCATAAACAAGAGAGGCGACTAAGCCTTCGACTTCCGGGGAGACAAGTTTAACTTTCGTCTGCGATTCAAAACTTGGATTGGGATGCTTTAAGGATAGAATGCAAACTAATCCCTCTCGGACATCTTCTCCACTCAATGGAGGGTCCTTCTCTTTAAAGAGATTATTAGCTTTTCCGTATTGATTGATCGATCGGGTAAGGGCTGTTTTTAGGCCCGAAAGATGGCTTCCTCCATCAGGATTAGGAATACCATTGGTATAACAAAAAATCTGTTCCGTATAGCCTTCCGTATACTGAAGCACACAATCAAGGATCAGATCCTCTTTTTGTTTTTGAATAACAATCGGCTTAGGACAAAGCGGTTTGAGATCTTGAGTAAATTGAGATACAAACTCAACAATTCCTTCTTTAAAAAAGAATCGAAAGGTGTTTGGTTTAGACCCATCAATGGTCCTTTCATCCAGAAGCAAAATTTCAAGTCCCGGATTAAGAAAGGCAAGCTCTCTAAGCCTTTTAGCAATAATCTCCGTTTTAAAATCAAGCGTTGTAAATATTTCAGGGTCTGGCTTGAAAGTAATCAACGTTCCCCTCTTCTGGGTTTTGCCAACCACCTCTAATGGTCGAGAAGTTTTCCCTCTTCGAAACTCCATCCTGTAGACCTTGCCGTCTCTGAAAACTTCCACTTTAAACCATTCCGACAATGCATTTACGCATTTTGCTCCTACCCCATGCAGTCCCCCCGAATATTTATAGACGCCTTGTTTGAACTTGCCACCAGCATGGAGATTTGTTAATACCAATTCTACAGCAGGGATCTTAAACTTTGGATGCGGCTCCACAGGAATGCCACGGCCATTATCTAAAATGGAAATCGACCCATCCACATGGATGGTCACTTCAATCCGGCTACAATAGCCAGCTAAATGCTCATCAATGGAATTATCAAGGACTTCAAAGACACAATGATGCAACCCTCTTTCATCGGTAGGGCCAATGTACATCCCAGGCCTTTTCCTTACAGCTTCCAAGCCCTCTAATTTTTCTATTTGGGAAGCATCGTAGCCAACTTCAACTTTCGGCAAAGTAGAAAGATCAGAAGAATCTAGCGACATAGTATTCGTTCGATTGGTTTAATGCAAAAAAACAATATAAACATTAAGAAAATTCAATGAAAAAAGAGATCGATAAGAAAGCCTTCTTTAATATACCTAGATTTGCATTCAATTAAAGGAAAAAATTAATACAGCATTGTTCTTATACATTTTCTTTAAAAAAAGCGATCTTAAAAAAGAGTTTTTTATACATTTTTCTCTTTATTATGTATTGTTTTTTATATTTTAATGCCAACGGAAGATTCTTTCAAAGAACATCTCTTTTTTCCTTTTGTTTCGATTAATTTTGAACCGCATACATAGTTAGTATGGGTACGGATAAAAAAAAGAAAAAAATACTAGTAGTCGAAGACGAAGAAGATGTGTCGGAATTGATCTGTATGCATCTTAAAGCTCAGGGCTTTGAAACGGTTGTGGCAAAAGAAGGAATGGAAGCCCTTCGAGTTACTAGAAAACAATTGCCAGATCTGATCGTTCTCGATCTTATGATTCCTGAATTTTCTGGGATTGATGTTTGTAAGTACTTGAAAAAAGATCCCGATACGTCAGCTATCCCGATTGTGATATTAACAGCAAAGTCTGATCCATCAGATAGAATCTTAGGCTTGGAGTTGGGAGCAGATGATTACATTGCCAAGCCATTCAGCCCTAGGGAACTTATCTTAAGAATCCAGTCCGTCCTCCGTAGACGATTTGAAATCCAAAGCCCCGTTGGGCAAGCCGAACATGACGATCAAATCAGACTCGATCCGATTGATAAAGTTGCTTACTATAAAAAGAGAAGAATTGAGCTGACTCCTATTGAATTCCGGCTGCTTTCTACTCTGATGGAAAAAGAAGGGACAGTCCAAACCCGAGAACAATTGCTTAAGGAAGTCTGGGGATACGAAAAGACTATTGATACGCGTACGATCGACACCCATATCCGAAGGCTCAGAGACAAGCTTGGGAGAGCGTCGCAATTTCTTAGAACAGTTAGAGGCATTGGTTATAGGTATAAAAAAACAACTTAAGGCTGTTGTGCTCTTTGCTTGTTTGATCAGTTTTTAGCACTTCATTAGGATTATGCTTTGGCTTACTCTCAGTTTTGTTTTTGTTTTAACCGGAGTCTTCCTTACTCTCTTTATTCTTCGACAGAACTTTTGGCTCTCTAAAATTCGGAAAATAGAAAAAATTACCCAATCTATAAGGAATAAACAGATCCCCTCTTCTTTTTTGCTTTCTGGAGATCCATCCCTCTCAGCGATATCGAGGAATCTTGAAGCTATCTCAAATGAATTTCACTCTCTTATACGCACATCCAAAGAAGAAGAAATTAATTTAAATACTATTTTAAAATCGATGACCGAAGGCATCGCTATAATTGACCGCAATCATTTCATAAAATTAGCCAATGACTCTTTCAAAAACATCTTAGGCTTAACGACCAATCCTCAAGGCAAAAAACTTCTTGAATTGATCCAATTACCCGAAGTTGAACGGATCATCGAAAAGGCATTTGAAAATCAAAAACCCCTATCGCAGGAAGTTCTTGGAATAGACAATAGCAGCAATTTAACTGGATATTTTGTTGTGGATGCTGTTCCTGTGGTGAATGAAAATACAGAAATAGCGAGTAATATAATGGTTCTCGTCTTCCGTGATATTACGGAAAGAAGAAAATTCGAAGAGGCAAGAAAAGAATTTATAATTAATGTGAGCCATGAGCTGCGGACTTCATTGTCCATTTTTAAAGGATATGTCGAAACTTTAATAGAAAATCCGAAACTATCAAAAGCGGAAACTAAAAGGATTTACGAAATTCTAAAAAAACATTGCGTTAGACTTTCTGCTTTAATCGAAGATCTTTTGCTTTTGGCCAGGCTTGAATCACGCAAACTGATCATTGAGCCCTCCGCTTTCGTAATAAAAGATCTCCTGGAAGAAACCCTTCAAGAGCTCCATCCCCTTTTCCAGCAAAAAGAATGTCAGGTCAATCTGGTTATTGAAAAAGACTTGCCACCCATAGAGGTTGATCCTTTTTGGTTCCAACAAGCTGTTTATAATTTGATTGATAATGCCGTCAAATTCTCCTCTCCCCCTAGAAAAGTGTTCATTGAAGCGCAGAGAAATGATCCATACTTTGTTCTTAAAATTACAGATAATGGTATTGGCATTTCTCCAAAAGACCTGCCTTTTATCTTCGATAGATTTTATCGTGGTGACAAGTCTAGGAATACAGAAGGGGGTACGGGATTAGGCCTTTCGATCACCAAGCAAATTGTTGAACTTCATGGAGGGAAAATCAGGGCAAAGAGTAACCTTGGCCAAGGAACAACAATGGAAATAGAAATTCCCATGCGTCAAGAAAAGCCACCTTCGGCTAGCTAGAAGAAAAAATCAAAGCAGCTTAGGGCGGAGAAGCTACAACCCTTTCTGCTGGTTTTACTGGCAAACTTCGATAGGGCTCTAAGAGCGCCTGGATTAATCGCTGACCACTTTCAGGAACGGCAATTCTTCCGGAAAGGATTTGATAAGGTATGCATTTGGTTTGATAATATTTCCAGTTTGTTTCGGGGTCAGCTACCAGATCAATATTGCCTATGGCAATCCCTTTCAACTTTTTCTTAGAAATTAGATAGACATAAACGGCAGCAGTCGGAGAAATGGCTTGGTCTTCTGTTAATTCGACTAATCCCGGTTGAGCACTCTGCCCAACTCCAATATTGCATTTGGTCCCCTTGATTAGCAAATCAATTGTTTCCTGGGTATTGATCACCAACAATAGATCCGCAGATAGGAAACCGACGCTGAGTCCCAAGTCCCATCCAGATACCTTTACTGCCAATGGGCCTGACCAACGTCCTTCAGGAAGCCGAACTATAATTAATCCGACTCCTTGCCTTTCTTTCATGAATAAGCTAGCCTGGTAGAGACTGATAAACCCTATGCCTTTTGCCTCTTGAAAGATCGGTTCTGGAACATTATCCTTATAGCGATTTTTCATCATTTGAATAAGAGGCACCACTTGATCAATTTTTTTTTCAAGGTTCCATGCACAAAGCTTTTGAATAGAAAAGGCTAATAACAAAAGACTCCAAAAGATCGACCAAAAAAAGGTCTTTGTCTTTTGTCTTCCCTTGTTTAACACTATCATGACCTTGATGGAATTAATGACGGTAAGTTTCAATGCGGTTGATCCAGCCTGCGAGCCATCTTTCCTCATGACGGCTAGGAGGTGCATTTTTTACTCTTCTCTTTAGCACATTTTCAGCAGCCTGACAAAATGCATCGACCGGATCGCCCCCATCCATTTCTTCTAGAACTTGTAAAAGACCCCATCCTTTCCCTTTATACCTCTCGGTAGGCCAAGTTCCATCCCCTTTAAAATTCACATAATCTATCAAAGCGTATACCCCCCTTGGAGATTGAGAAAGCAAAATAAAATTCTCTTCCACTTTTTTCTTTTCGTTTGCAGGACTCAGCGCCAACATTTTGGGCAAAGCATTTTTTAGCTTCAGAATCGCAAACTGAATCTGAAGAGGAATAGTATCTAATAAAAAAAGCTTTAATT
Encoded proteins:
- a CDS encoding lipid-binding SYLF domain-containing protein, producing the protein MHLLAVMRKDGSQAGSTALKLTVINSIKVMIVLNKGRQKTKTFFWSIFWSLLLLAFSIQKLCAWNLEKKIDQVVPLIQMMKNRYKDNVPEPIFQEAKGIGFISLYQASLFMKERQGVGLIIVRLPEGRWSGPLAVKVSGWDLGLSVGFLSADLLLVINTQETIDLLIKGTKCNIGVGQSAQPGLVELTEDQAISPTAAVYVYLISKKKLKGIAIGNIDLVADPETNWKYYQTKCIPYQILSGRIAVPESGQRLIQALLEPYRSLPVKPAERVVASPP
- the gyrB gene encoding DNA topoisomerase (ATP-hydrolyzing) subunit B, producing MSLDSSDLSTLPKVEVGYDASQIEKLEGLEAVRKRPGMYIGPTDERGLHHCVFEVLDNSIDEHLAGYCSRIEVTIHVDGSISILDNGRGIPVEPHPKFKIPAVELVLTNLHAGGKFKQGVYKYSGGLHGVGAKCVNALSEWFKVEVFRDGKVYRMEFRRGKTSRPLEVVGKTQKRGTLITFKPDPEIFTTLDFKTEIIAKRLRELAFLNPGLEILLLDERTIDGSKPNTFRFFFKEGIVEFVSQFTQDLKPLCPKPIVIQKQKEDLILDCVLQYTEGYTEQIFCYTNGIPNPDGGSHLSGLKTALTRSINQYGKANNLFKEKDPPLSGEDVREGLVCILSLKHPNPSFESQTKVKLVSPEVEGLVASLVYEGMMNYLESNPQSARKIVEKALTAARAREAAKKAREAVRKTALSGGGLPGKLADCSVRNPQEAELFIVEGDSAGGSAKQGRNRQFQAILPIRGKLINVEKARLDKVLNNEEIQTIITAIGTGIGEGDGEGAFLLERLRYHKIILMTDADVDGSHIRTLLLTFFYRQMPELIHHGHIYIAQPPLYLIDKKKEEQYVQNDEELNRILLEQGVKNVELSIVGEHKVFCGEILLLLLSKLEKLSQFCKYLELHGVDFDLLLSKKDPQSGKLPEHIIRVWENNQEKLFFFFDDRELGRFAEENPDLLLFEAAGIENGASTVDASERHGADSKRRAAYVELFESPIMMKILDELAQLGFEIKSYRSKEHPLYRMVVKKGEKGEKLLDIFSIGQILDVVKENGREGVEIKRFKGLGEMNPKQLYETTMDPQKRKLLKVEIADAIEAEKIFITLMGEDVEPRKRFIEENALQVKNLDI
- a CDS encoding response regulator, with translation MGTDKKKKKILVVEDEEDVSELICMHLKAQGFETVVAKEGMEALRVTRKQLPDLIVLDLMIPEFSGIDVCKYLKKDPDTSAIPIVILTAKSDPSDRILGLELGADDYIAKPFSPRELILRIQSVLRRRFEIQSPVGQAEHDDQIRLDPIDKVAYYKKRRIELTPIEFRLLSTLMEKEGTVQTREQLLKEVWGYEKTIDTRTIDTHIRRLRDKLGRASQFLRTVRGIGYRYKKTT
- a CDS encoding sensor histidine kinase, translating into MLWLTLSFVFVLTGVFLTLFILRQNFWLSKIRKIEKITQSIRNKQIPSSFLLSGDPSLSAISRNLEAISNEFHSLIRTSKEEEINLNTILKSMTEGIAIIDRNHFIKLANDSFKNILGLTTNPQGKKLLELIQLPEVERIIEKAFENQKPLSQEVLGIDNSSNLTGYFVVDAVPVVNENTEIASNIMVLVFRDITERRKFEEARKEFIINVSHELRTSLSIFKGYVETLIENPKLSKAETKRIYEILKKHCVRLSALIEDLLLLARLESRKLIIEPSAFVIKDLLEETLQELHPLFQQKECQVNLVIEKDLPPIEVDPFWFQQAVYNLIDNAVKFSSPPRKVFIEAQRNDPYFVLKITDNGIGISPKDLPFIFDRFYRGDKSRNTEGGTGLGLSITKQIVELHGGKIRAKSNLGQGTTMEIEIPMRQEKPPSAS